A region from the Janthinobacterium agaricidamnosum genome encodes:
- the coq7 gene encoding 2-polyprenyl-3-methyl-6-methoxy-1,4-benzoquinone monooxygenase: protein MTANRHFDPLDRLIVGADKALRVIAGVASASRPTPAAHAPDAELSPAEQRHSAGLMRVNHVGEVCAQALYNSQARYAHSPAIRAQFDEAGREEEDHLAWTAQRLTELGSRLSLLNPLWYAGSFALGTIAARMGDGRSLGFVVETERQVEAHLASHLQELPPQDAKSRAIVKQMAIDEVEHGAAAQRLGAIDTPALVKALMGLMGKVMTKTAYYI, encoded by the coding sequence ATGACCGCGAACCGCCATTTTGACCCCCTGGATCGTTTGATTGTTGGCGCCGACAAGGCCTTGCGCGTCATCGCGGGCGTGGCTTCGGCCTCGCGCCCCACGCCGGCCGCGCATGCGCCCGATGCGGAGCTGAGCCCGGCCGAGCAGCGCCACAGCGCCGGCTTGATGCGCGTCAACCATGTGGGCGAAGTGTGCGCGCAAGCCTTGTACAACTCGCAGGCGCGCTATGCGCACAGCCCGGCCATCCGCGCCCAGTTCGACGAGGCGGGACGCGAAGAGGAAGACCACCTGGCCTGGACGGCGCAGCGCCTGACGGAGCTGGGCTCGCGTCTGAGCCTGCTCAATCCCCTGTGGTATGCGGGTTCGTTTGCGCTGGGCACCATCGCCGCACGCATGGGCGACGGCCGCAGCCTGGGTTTTGTGGTGGAAACGGAACGCCAGGTGGAAGCGCACCTGGCCAGCCACCTGCAGGAATTGCCGCCGCAAGACGCCAAGTCGCGCGCCATCGTCAAGCAGATGGCCATCGACGAGGTGGAACACGGCGCCGCCGCCCAGCGACTGGGCGCCATCGACACCCCGGCGCTCGTGAAGGCGTTGATGGGGTTGATGGGCAAAGTGATGACAAAAACCGCGTATTACATCTGA
- the rplM gene encoding 50S ribosomal protein L13 → MKTFSAKGHEVQRDWFVVDATDKVLGRVASEVALRLRGKHKPEFTPHVDTGDFIVVINAGKLRVTGTKATEKIYYRHSGYPGGIYETNFQKMQQRFPGRALEKAVKGMLPKGPLGYAMIKKLKVYAEGSHPHAAQQPKALVL, encoded by the coding sequence ATGAAAACATTTTCCGCTAAAGGACATGAAGTCCAGCGCGATTGGTTCGTGGTTGACGCGACGGACAAAGTCCTCGGACGTGTTGCCAGCGAAGTGGCACTCCGACTGCGCGGCAAACACAAACCAGAATTTACTCCTCACGTCGATACCGGCGACTTCATCGTCGTCATCAACGCAGGCAAACTGCGTGTGACCGGTACCAAAGCTACTGAGAAAATTTACTACCGTCACTCTGGCTATCCAGGCGGCATCTACGAAACCAACTTCCAGAAAATGCAACAGCGTTTTCCAGGTCGCGCGCTTGAGAAAGCGGTCAAAGGCATGCTGCCTAAAGGCCCACTCGGCTACGCAATGATCAAGAAGCTGAAAGTGTACGCGGAAGGTTCCCATCCGCACGCTGCTCAGCAACCTAAAGCACTTGTTCTCTAA
- the rpsI gene encoding 30S ribosomal protein S9 yields the protein MIGNYNYGTGRRKSAVARVFIKVGTGLIVVNGKPANEYFSRETGLMVIRQPLELTGNVERFDIKVNVHGGGESGQAGAVRHGITRALIDYDAALKPELAKAGFVTRDAREVERKKVGLRKARRAKQFSKR from the coding sequence ATGATCGGTAATTACAATTATGGAACCGGCCGTCGCAAAAGTGCAGTGGCTCGGGTTTTTATCAAAGTTGGCACAGGCTTGATCGTTGTTAACGGCAAACCAGCAAACGAATACTTTTCGCGCGAAACGGGTCTGATGGTCATCCGTCAACCACTGGAACTGACCGGCAATGTCGAGCGTTTCGACATCAAAGTCAACGTCCATGGCGGCGGTGAGTCGGGCCAGGCTGGTGCAGTTCGTCACGGCATCACCCGCGCTCTGATCGACTACGATGCAGCGCTGAAACCGGAACTGGCGAAAGCCGGCTTCGTGACCCGCGATGCACGTGAAGTCGAGCGTAAAAAAGTTGGTCTGCGCAAAGCACGTCGCGCAAA
- a CDS encoding OsmC family protein, giving the protein MECKVSWNGPSGMSFRAETGSGHLVTMDGAPDGGGHNLAPRPMEMVLLGTGGCTAYDVVLILKRGREAVNGCEVTLKAERADTDPKVFTKIHFHFTVRGKALKPTAVERAVSLSHDKYCSASIMLAKTAEITHSFEIIEE; this is encoded by the coding sequence ATGGAATGCAAAGTCAGCTGGAATGGCCCGTCGGGCATGAGTTTTCGGGCAGAAACCGGTTCCGGCCACCTGGTGACCATGGATGGCGCGCCCGATGGCGGCGGCCACAACCTGGCGCCGCGCCCCATGGAAATGGTCTTGCTGGGCACGGGCGGCTGCACCGCCTATGACGTGGTGCTGATCCTGAAACGGGGCCGCGAAGCCGTCAACGGCTGCGAAGTGACCCTGAAAGCCGAGCGCGCCGACACCGACCCGAAAGTCTTTACCAAGATCCACTTCCACTTTACGGTACGGGGCAAGGCCCTGAAACCGACGGCCGTGGAACGGGCCGTTTCATTGTCGCATGATAAATATTGCTCGGCGTCCATCATGCTGGCGAAAACCGCGGAGATCACGCATTCCTTTGAAATCATCGAGGAGTAG